One segment of Nostoc piscinale CENA21 DNA contains the following:
- the crtB gene encoding cyanoexosortase B, with the protein MALPQHIQIKSTQQILSIAILGVLALLYTPLLLHWLGGWLHKTISIEHEYFSHGIIGLPFAAYLSWLNRKQWQRLPDSTHPVGAFLLLIGGVFYLSGIADWVNLSLPIILTGLCLWFKGVAGLRLQGFPLVLIFLATPTFVPYLLVPYTLPLQSFIAGTAGFILNQIGMQVTVDEINIYVGGRIVEVAPYCAGLKMLFTTLYVSLMLLYWTGALVSRRISVWFMCIAVAISVTANIIRNTFLSYFHGTGNEAAFKWLHDSWGGDLYSACMLLLLVPLLNWMNNNFLAYPENAEPIEEQN; encoded by the coding sequence ATGGCACTTCCGCAACACATTCAAATTAAAAGCACCCAACAAATACTGAGCATCGCAATTTTAGGCGTATTAGCATTGCTATACACACCCTTGTTGCTTCATTGGCTAGGTGGTTGGCTACACAAAACTATCAGCATCGAACACGAATATTTTAGTCACGGCATCATCGGTCTACCGTTTGCTGCTTACTTGAGTTGGTTAAACCGCAAACAATGGCAACGCTTACCAGATAGCACTCATCCCGTGGGTGCTTTTTTACTGTTAATTGGCGGCGTATTTTATCTGAGCGGAATTGCCGATTGGGTTAATCTGTCTTTGCCAATTATTCTGACAGGATTGTGCCTGTGGTTTAAAGGTGTAGCAGGTTTGCGCTTACAAGGCTTCCCGTTAGTATTGATATTTTTAGCAACCCCCACCTTTGTACCTTATTTATTAGTTCCCTACACCTTACCCCTACAAAGCTTTATTGCTGGCACAGCCGGATTCATACTCAATCAAATTGGGATGCAAGTTACCGTCGATGAAATCAATATTTACGTTGGCGGACGCATTGTGGAAGTAGCACCCTATTGCGCGGGGTTAAAAATGTTGTTTACAACTCTCTACGTCAGCTTAATGCTGCTGTACTGGACTGGGGCTTTGGTTTCCCGACGCATTAGTGTTTGGTTTATGTGTATTGCTGTAGCCATTAGCGTTACCGCCAATATTATTCGGAACACTTTCCTCAGTTATTTTCACGGTACAGGTAACGAAGCCGCATTTAAATGGTTACACGATAGTTGGGGTGGTGATCTGTATTCTGCTTGTATGCTTTTATTATTGGTACCATTACTGAACTGGATGAACAACAATTTTTTGGCATATCCAGAAAATGCAGAACCAATAGAAGAGCAGAACTAA
- a CDS encoding NACHT domain-containing protein encodes MAKIIGTIDANKLLIEIFERDDVQGKLLILGAPGAGKTTALLGLAEQLVWGARQNPKTVIPVLFELSTWRDDNQSIEKWLIEQLYELHGGEPKYKIYEGWLEQRVLLPLLDGLDELGLERQKKCTIKLNEFARHYPHVVVCCRIKEFEAVNLKLNNLRGAVSLQPLSDFQIQDYLYSLNRSELWSVIEGNPNLINLLEPTSENEPGLLRVPLFIKLVVDVYDPEQPISNKADLLEKYIDRQLSRDTREQERRQERERSKWAYKTLKDEPGWQQTRRTLSWIAKRLQDNNTVELLIEQMQPTWIESQHLRRRYRLIYGLIFGLIFGLIGGLIVGLIVGLIVGLIVGLIGGLIVGLIGGLTGDKDPMDYLIGKLIRNSIENFDINHIEPLETFKILISRKAIHKILNKLHYWLIYGLIVGLIYGLIDGLIEGLIEGLIYGLIYGLIYGLIEGLIYGLKEELKVRSLPNQGIWNSLQSMLWTTALSYPLGVILMMAALVARRVAEKHDWLDLPGILLRNCPQYLLPGLLMALLFGFMVGGGAPCVQHFSLRLVLWQSGAIPWNLAQFLNYCVERRLLLRVGGRYRFLHRELLDHFANSGTAHLR; translated from the coding sequence ATGGCGAAGATTATTGGGACTATAGATGCCAATAAACTGCTGATTGAGATATTTGAAAGAGATGACGTTCAAGGCAAATTGCTGATTTTAGGTGCGCCAGGAGCAGGGAAAACTACAGCACTCTTGGGTTTAGCCGAGCAGTTGGTGTGGGGGGCGCGGCAAAATCCTAAAACTGTCATCCCTGTTTTATTTGAGCTTTCGACTTGGCGGGATGATAACCAAAGCATTGAAAAATGGTTGATTGAGCAACTTTATGAACTACACGGGGGAGAACCTAAATATAAAATTTATGAGGGTTGGCTAGAACAACGGGTGTTATTACCGTTGTTGGATGGTTTAGATGAATTGGGGCTAGAAAGACAAAAGAAATGTACCATCAAGCTGAATGAATTTGCTCGTCATTATCCCCATGTTGTAGTTTGTTGTCGGATTAAAGAATTTGAGGCTGTCAACCTGAAGCTAAACAACCTTAGAGGTGCGGTGTCTCTCCAACCTTTATCTGACTTTCAAATTCAAGATTATCTTTATAGCTTGAATCGTTCAGAATTATGGTCAGTCATTGAGGGAAATCCAAATTTAATCAATTTGCTAGAACCAACTTCAGAAAACGAGCCGGGTTTGTTGCGTGTGCCGTTGTTCATTAAGCTAGTGGTTGATGTGTATGACCCAGAACAGCCAATTAGCAACAAAGCAGATTTATTAGAGAAGTATATTGACCGCCAGTTGTCGAGAGATACCCGTGAACAAGAACGCCGCCAAGAAAGGGAAAGGAGCAAATGGGCGTATAAAACACTGAAAGATGAACCAGGTTGGCAGCAAACCCGCCGCACTTTAAGTTGGATAGCAAAGCGGTTGCAAGATAACAACACAGTAGAGTTGCTGATTGAGCAAATGCAGCCGACTTGGATTGAGTCTCAACATTTACGACGACGCTATCGGCTGATTTACGGGCTGATTTTCGGGCTGATTTTCGGGTTGATTGGAGGACTGATTGTTGGGTTGATTGTCGGGCTGATTGTCGGGCTGATTGTTGGGTTGATTGGAGGACTGATTGTTGGGTTGATTGGAGGACTGACTGGAGATAAAGATCCGATGGATTATTTGATAGGAAAGCTAATTAGAAATTCGATAGAAAATTTTGATATCAATCATATTGAACCTCTTGAAACATTTAAAATTTTGATATCTCGTAAAGCAATACATAAAATTTTAAATAAATTACACTATTGGCTGATTTACGGGCTGATTGTCGGGCTGATTTACGGGCTGATTGACGGGCTGATTGAAGGGCTGATTGAAGGGCTGATTTACGGGCTAATTTACGGGCTGATTTACGGGCTGATTGAAGGGCTGATTTACGGGCTTAAGGAAGAATTAAAAGTGCGATCTCTGCCCAACCAAGGCATCTGGAACTCATTACAGAGTATGCTATGGACAACAGCCTTGAGTTATCCCCTCGGCGTAATTTTGATGATGGCGGCTCTAGTGGCTCGTAGAGTAGCAGAAAAGCATGACTGGCTAGATTTACCAGGGATTTTATTACGCAACTGTCCCCAATATTTGCTACCAGGGCTACTTATGGCTCTATTATTCGGTTTTATGGTTGGTGGTGGGGCTCCTTGTGTACAGCACTTTTCCCTACGCCTCGTTCTTTGGCAAAGTGGCGCTATCCCCTGGAATCTTGCCCAATTCCTCAACTACTGCGTTGAACGGCGCTTACTCTTGCGCGTTGGTGGGCGTTACCGCTTCCTGCACCGCGAACTCCTCGACCATTTTGCTAATTCTGGCACTGCTCATCTCCGGTAA
- a CDS encoding cyanoexosortase B system-associated protein: protein MISFSKVLKEKQVTYIIPLVLLLLLLAMGAVPSYLKGRWEWKQPPPVTTLKELRKIRKTGLTIPGWETTQQAEQQVGEHKWSLQVLKQASSPTQVILLLLPQNGPRDQPEVEWTEINGWGRLRWGKWDIAQERSLEFSVKHSQTASSNADVPVKARFFRVSTQQDTFAVLQWYAFPNSGNPSPLRWFVKDQLAQLQKRRNPWVAVSIMIPIEPLGDVETTKSLAQSLGEAVQTTLMANAL from the coding sequence ATGATTTCCTTTTCCAAGGTTCTCAAAGAAAAACAGGTGACTTATATAATACCTCTGGTATTGTTGCTGCTGCTCTTGGCAATGGGCGCAGTTCCTAGCTACTTAAAAGGGCGCTGGGAATGGAAACAGCCACCACCTGTCACCACCCTCAAGGAATTAAGAAAAATACGCAAAACGGGATTAACCATTCCTGGCTGGGAAACAACTCAACAAGCCGAACAACAAGTTGGCGAACATAAATGGTCGTTGCAAGTTCTCAAACAAGCAAGTTCGCCCACTCAGGTGATTTTGCTATTACTCCCACAAAACGGCCCAAGAGATCAACCGGAAGTGGAATGGACGGAGATTAACGGCTGGGGTAGGTTGCGCTGGGGAAAATGGGATATAGCCCAAGAACGTTCTCTGGAATTTTCAGTTAAACATTCCCAAACTGCTAGTTCTAATGCTGATGTGCCAGTGAAAGCGAGATTTTTCCGCGTTTCCACTCAACAAGATACCTTTGCTGTTTTACAGTGGTATGCTTTCCCCAATAGTGGCAACCCGTCACCTTTGCGCTGGTTTGTCAAAGATCAATTGGCACAGTTGCAAAAACGCCGGAATCCTTGGGTAGCAGTGAGTATAATGATACCAATTGAGCCTTTGGGTGACGTGGAAACTACTAAGTCTTTAGCTCAGTCTTTGGGTGAAGCGGTGCAGACTACATTAATGGCAAATGCTTTATAG
- a CDS encoding polysaccharide biosynthesis/export family protein produces the protein MFIVSHPYVRAFSTLCFVSFQAGVWLTNSVQPVVAQSLPSPETSPGQFPVLPPGNPTQEESPLQPPAPPPNADGIFPNESGAASSQLNRYLLGPGDAISVTFQRPPGAYRLGPGDSISVLVQRFPDLSFQASINPEGNIAAPLLGTVPLQNLTLQEAQDKIRLLFNRYVINPVVVLSLTGLRPDLSFQAQISPEGNIVVPQVGILSIQGLSLAEAQEKIRLSLSRVMVDPIISVALLSTRPVQITISGEVFRPGIYSVNSATPRVADALLIAGGSTINADLRQIQVRRTLMDGSVISQNIDLYAALQNGASVPNLRLQDGDAVIISRREVGNDDGYDRNLIARSSLAVPQIRVRLLNYAAGGLVTQTLPNGSTFVDALGGINLDTANLRDIALIRFDPERGRAITQRLDAKKALSGDISQNVPLQDNDVIVVGRNLISRITNIFSTITRPFFDVQSFIRFFQFFGGGSN, from the coding sequence ATGTTTATAGTTTCCCATCCTTATGTACGTGCATTTAGCACTTTATGTTTTGTGAGTTTTCAGGCAGGTGTTTGGCTGACAAATTCTGTTCAACCTGTTGTAGCTCAATCTTTACCATCTCCCGAAACCTCACCAGGGCAATTCCCGGTGTTACCACCTGGAAATCCCACCCAGGAAGAATCTCCGCTACAACCTCCTGCACCACCTCCAAATGCTGATGGTATATTCCCCAATGAAAGCGGCGCGGCTTCTTCTCAACTCAACCGTTACCTTTTAGGGCCGGGAGATGCAATTAGTGTGACGTTTCAACGTCCTCCTGGTGCTTATCGCTTGGGGCCAGGAGATTCTATTAGTGTGCTAGTTCAACGCTTCCCAGATTTAAGTTTTCAAGCTTCAATTAATCCAGAAGGTAATATTGCCGCACCCTTGCTCGGCACAGTACCACTACAAAATTTAACTTTACAAGAAGCCCAAGACAAAATTCGTTTGTTATTTAATCGTTATGTGATTAATCCTGTAGTTGTGTTGTCTTTGACAGGTCTGCGCCCGGATTTGAGTTTTCAAGCCCAAATTAGTCCCGAAGGCAATATTGTTGTGCCACAGGTGGGAATTTTATCTATACAAGGTTTGAGTTTGGCCGAAGCTCAAGAAAAAATTCGCTTAAGTTTAAGTCGGGTCATGGTTGATCCGATAATTTCTGTAGCTCTATTGTCTACAAGACCTGTACAAATTACGATTAGCGGTGAGGTTTTTCGCCCAGGAATTTATTCTGTCAATTCTGCAACCCCCAGAGTTGCTGATGCTTTACTGATAGCTGGTGGTTCTACAATAAACGCCGATCTGCGACAAATCCAAGTACGGCGGACATTAATGGATGGTTCTGTAATTTCGCAAAATATTGATTTGTATGCTGCATTGCAAAATGGTGCTTCTGTGCCGAATTTGCGTTTGCAAGATGGTGATGCAGTAATTATCTCCCGTCGGGAAGTGGGTAATGATGATGGTTATGACCGCAATTTAATTGCTCGTTCATCTTTAGCTGTGCCACAAATTCGCGTCCGGTTGTTAAATTATGCTGCTGGGGGACTGGTGACACAAACCTTACCAAACGGTAGTACTTTTGTAGATGCTTTGGGAGGGATTAATTTAGATACGGCGAACCTCCGAGATATTGCTTTAATTCGATTCGACCCAGAACGGGGCCGCGCAATTACGCAAAGACTTGATGCCAAAAAAGCACTTTCTGGTGATATATCTCAAAATGTTCCTTTACAAGATAATGATGTTATTGTTGTTGGTCGCAACTTAATTTCGAGAATCACCAATATCTTTAGTACAATTACCCGACCGTTCTTTGATGTTCAAAGTTTTATCCGCTTCTTCCAATTTTTTGGCGGTGGCTCAAATTAA
- a CDS encoding GumC family protein — MTPPIVKRYLIAFEKYKWIGLAGFGLVVVGSTVVAVQPDPPINYIANAALTYNRPPVSFSLTGNEIQQQGQDLSEAALLSDQIIEAVATKVNVKPKTIGTNVALKLPEKTAKAGEVVSTVIDLKYKDTDPKRAQEVLQELMQAMIKLSAEINTGRLRAIIQKIEERLPQAKAELQTAEKRLEQYDRRERPAILSAENGSLLAAITNSQNQQRQIQLNIAGIDAQILSIRTKLGLDVNQAYVSSALSADPILGNLRTQLYQTESQIALLRKDLRPEHPTMIQLYRQKEATEQLIQQRANEVIGGGGAAAPLAGNISGIRAQSNLDPARQGLANQMVTLQTQRDTLQQQLAQQIREEVRLRQEYSLIPNKQLERSRLEQEVALKKAVYDQMQAKLTDSKTAEAETVSSLTVARSPLIIPEPTKAKSVPTTLGIGGFLGLLVGGGVIFLLGALEGTFKTKEDIRDSLKEREVVLLGEIPLMSVEDLPPDTVPVVFSPDSPYLEFYEKFRSNLRRLAGKDVKILLIASTGAQEGKTVSAYNLGVACARAGKRTLIIETDLRSPSRAASLKVNLDPDATIEPLRYYASLSDCIRLVPDIENLYIIPSPGPVRQSPAIIESSEMRRLMEDARERYDLVILDTSPLSYSNDPLLIQPYSDGIVMVARPNYTQESLLGEALDQLQEAELGLLGVIINGADIEVALPDSKEPSPTSSPESESAIVEEVDQISVGK, encoded by the coding sequence ATGACCCCACCAATTGTTAAACGCTATCTAATTGCATTCGAGAAGTACAAGTGGATTGGACTAGCTGGTTTTGGGCTAGTGGTTGTCGGGTCAACAGTGGTGGCTGTACAACCAGATCCACCAATAAATTACATAGCAAATGCAGCACTGACTTATAATCGTCCCCCGGTTTCATTTTCACTGACGGGGAATGAAATCCAGCAGCAAGGACAAGACTTAAGCGAGGCGGCTTTACTATCAGATCAAATTATTGAGGCAGTCGCAACAAAGGTTAATGTCAAGCCCAAAACTATTGGCACAAATGTGGCTTTGAAGTTACCCGAAAAAACTGCCAAAGCGGGAGAAGTTGTATCGACAGTTATTGATCTGAAGTATAAAGATACTGATCCAAAACGCGCTCAAGAGGTGCTTCAAGAATTGATGCAAGCAATGATCAAGTTGAGCGCGGAGATTAATACAGGGCGATTAAGAGCAATTATTCAAAAAATTGAAGAACGTCTACCCCAGGCGAAAGCAGAATTACAAACGGCGGAAAAAAGATTAGAACAATACGATCGCCGGGAACGTCCGGCAATATTATCAGCAGAAAATGGTAGTTTATTGGCGGCAATTACTAACAGCCAAAATCAACAGAGGCAAATTCAATTAAATATTGCTGGGATTGATGCTCAAATTCTCAGTATACGCACCAAATTGGGTTTAGATGTCAATCAAGCTTATGTTTCTTCGGCTTTAAGTGCTGACCCAATTCTGGGAAATTTGCGAACACAGCTATATCAAACAGAATCGCAAATTGCTTTGCTGCGGAAAGATTTACGTCCTGAACATCCAACGATGATTCAGTTGTATCGCCAAAAAGAAGCCACTGAACAATTAATTCAACAGCGAGCTAATGAAGTGATCGGTGGCGGTGGTGCAGCCGCACCTTTAGCGGGAAATATTTCGGGGATTCGCGCTCAAAGTAATTTAGACCCAGCCAGACAAGGGTTAGCGAATCAAATGGTGACTTTGCAAACCCAACGCGACACACTTCAACAACAGTTGGCACAGCAAATCCGCGAAGAAGTCCGGCTCAGGCAGGAGTATTCTTTAATACCCAACAAACAATTAGAGCGATCGCGCTTGGAACAGGAAGTCGCCCTGAAAAAAGCGGTTTATGACCAAATGCAAGCCAAACTTACTGATTCTAAAACCGCAGAAGCGGAAACTGTTAGTAGCTTAACAGTTGCCCGCTCACCATTGATTATTCCTGAACCCACGAAAGCCAAGAGTGTACCAACTACTTTAGGGATTGGTGGTTTTTTGGGCTTGTTGGTTGGTGGTGGCGTGATCTTTTTACTGGGTGCTTTAGAAGGAACATTCAAGACCAAAGAAGATATCCGCGACAGTCTCAAAGAACGAGAAGTGGTGTTACTGGGCGAAATACCTTTAATGTCAGTGGAAGATTTACCTCCAGATACAGTACCCGTAGTATTTTCACCTGATTCGCCATATTTAGAGTTTTATGAAAAATTCCGCAGCAATTTACGTCGCTTGGCTGGTAAAGATGTAAAAATACTTCTAATTGCTAGTACTGGCGCTCAAGAAGGCAAAACAGTTAGTGCTTACAATTTGGGTGTGGCTTGCGCTCGTGCGGGGAAACGTACTTTGATTATTGAAACCGATTTGCGATCGCCTTCGCGGGCTGCATCCTTAAAAGTTAATCTCGACCCCGACGCGACTATTGAACCTTTGCGTTATTATGCCAGCTTGAGTGATTGCATTCGCTTAGTACCAGATATAGAAAATTTATACATTATTCCTAGTCCTGGCCCTGTACGTCAATCACCAGCTATCATTGAATCTAGCGAAATGCGACGGCTGATGGAAGATGCTCGTGAGCGTTACGATTTAGTAATTCTAGATACTAGCCCTTTAAGTTATTCCAACGATCCTTTGTTGATTCAACCCTACAGTGATGGTATTGTCATGGTCGCCCGACCGAACTATACACAAGAAAGTTTGTTGGGTGAGGCGCTTGATCAATTACAAGAAGCTGAACTGGGGTTATTGGGTGTAATTATCAACGGTGCTGATATTGAAGTTGCTTTACCAGACAGTAAAGAACCATCACCAACCTCTTCACCAGAATCAGAATCAGCAATTGTGGAAGAAGTTGACCAAATTTCCGTAGGGAAGTAA
- a CDS encoding low-complexity tail membrane protein, whose protein sequence is MSSFRSDPILWIHIAGLATLPFFLVLCLLSLAIGEPLFPVWGELLLVATVGVTPLLWMQLRRPFYIYSLLGIALKPENLTEQQRKILCLINTKLNRVLSLVAAIILTVILWQLYKVVPQMQHLVSFLPQWHGLGLLLAALTFLASNLFLQVPVSVARILVTNDTEFAALEPLSLENIKHDFTILGVQVNQILPRLFQSFIGSNRNSQQP, encoded by the coding sequence ATGTCTTCGTTTCGCTCTGACCCTATATTGTGGATTCACATTGCTGGATTAGCGACATTGCCATTTTTTTTGGTTTTGTGCTTATTGTCATTGGCGATCGGTGAGCCACTCTTCCCGGTGTGGGGAGAACTATTATTAGTCGCCACTGTCGGCGTTACTCCACTATTGTGGATGCAGCTACGCCGCCCGTTTTATATATATTCTCTTTTAGGGATCGCTCTCAAACCCGAAAATTTAACCGAGCAACAGCGCAAGATACTTTGTTTAATTAATACTAAATTAAATCGGGTGTTGTCTCTGGTGGCCGCAATAATATTAACTGTCATCTTGTGGCAGCTTTACAAAGTTGTACCCCAAATGCAACATTTAGTTAGCTTTTTGCCGCAATGGCATGGCTTAGGCTTGCTGTTAGCTGCTTTAACTTTTTTAGCAAGTAATTTATTTTTACAAGTTCCCGTGAGTGTGGCACGGATTTTAGTGACTAATGACACAGAATTTGCTGCCCTCGAACCGTTATCTTTAGAAAATATCAAGCATGATTTCACTATTTTAGGGGTGCAAGTTAATCAAATTTTACCCAGGTTGTTTCAATCCTTCATCGGGAGCAATAGAAACTCGCAGCAGCCCTAA